A window of the Helianthus annuus cultivar XRQ/B chromosome 4, HanXRQr2.0-SUNRISE, whole genome shotgun sequence genome harbors these coding sequences:
- the LOC110934780 gene encoding uncharacterized protein LOC110934780, which produces MFSNKQIFVTLWDGYADQIMEYESSNRGEKNVVVIIQFGKYRFWGGHLSVSNLYTVTRVLINSDIDEVAEFKQRFIEKLSPEMSSSYSGLSSSVAKSATEEFLSDLTFFPIGSLTSIDTTRFVVIVGTIKSFASNNEWFYNACTNCNKKVSTVTVVKEKQDGTDGSEEVTVLECKTDICNTRTVTSIPRIRLYIRVQDCTGIVSLTLFEREVTKLLKVNANQLLDNNIEVCSK; this is translated from the exons ATGTTCAGCAATAAGCAGATCTTTGTGACGCTTTGGGACGGTTATGCGGATCAAATAATGGAGTATGAGAGCAGCAATCGAGGTGAAAAAAATGTCGTCGTAATCATTCAGTTTGGGAAGTACAGATTCTGGGGAG GGCATTTGTCTGTTTCAAATTTGTATACTGTCACCCGAGTCTTAATTAACAGTGATATTGATGAGGTTGCTGAGTTTAAACAAAG atTTATCGAGAAACTTTCTCCCGAAATGTCTTCCAGTTATTCTGGCCTAAGTTCTTCGGTTGCGAAGTCTGCCACTGAAGAATTTCTTTCTGACCTCACCTTTTTTCCCATCGGGTCGTTAACCTCAATAGATACG ACGAGGTTTGTTGTCATTGTTGGCACTATCAAGAGTTTTGCATCGAACAATGAGTGGTTTTACAACGCGTGCACAAACTGCAACAAAAAGGTTTCAACCGTTACTGTTGTTAAAGAAAAGCAGGATGGTACTGATGGTTCTGAAGAGGTTACTGTCTTAGAATGCAAGACTGATATTtgtaatacaaggaccgttacaTCAATTCCACG AATTAGGCTTTATATACGTGTCCAAGATTGCACTGGTATTGTGAGTCTAACATTGTTTGAGCGTGAGGTGACAAAGCTTTTGAAGGTTAATGCTAATCAGCTTTTAGACAACAACATTGAAGTATGTAGTAAATAA